A stretch of DNA from Variovorax paradoxus:
GGCGATGAGTTCCTGCGCCACGCTGCCGGCCACGGCCGCCATGGGCGTGAGGAACAGCGGCGAAAAAGCATCGCAGGCGTCCCACATGCGCCGCGCGACGACGCCGCGCGGACGCTGGCGTGCGGTCACGGGCAATCGCAGCTGCGGCAGTTCGCGCACGAGTTCGTCGAGCACGTGGCCGAAGCGCGCCCAGGCTGCGTCGTGCGCGGCGGCGACGGCGTACGGGTCGCCGTGCGCCTCGGCCACGATGTCGATCGGGCCGTGGTTGAAATGCCAGCGGCTCGCGTCGAGCGCCGTGCGTTGGGCGCTCATGGCGCAGCCTCGGGGTTCATGCATTGCTCCCTCCCCTTCCGGGGGAGGGCCGGGGTGGGGGCACGCGGCGCATCCATTGAGCGCTCTGCCCGCCCCCATCCCAGCCTTCCCCCAGAGGGGGAAGGAGCAAGAGCCAAGACGCGCATCGAGTCGGGCATCGCTCAACCCAGCATCGGGGCATGGCCCAGCGGCCACGGATTGGCATCGTCGATGACGAGCCACTGGCGCGCCAGCGGTGCGCCGTCTTCCTGCCACGCACCGCGCGCGAGCGCCTGTTCTAGCGGGAAGATGTGTTCGACGTGGCCGCCGAGTGCTTCGTAGTCGGCGCGCCGCATGCTGAACTCGATGGGCGCGACGATCGCCGGCGTGGGCACGGTGCCGAAGCTGTGGTCGGGCATGCGCATGACGTCGGCCATCACGGTGATGCCGCCACCGGGCCACACATAGGCCGGCGCGCCGCCGCACGTGACGTTGACCAGCGCGCGCTTGATGGCGCGCGTGAGCAGCACCGGGTTCTCGGTGACGCCCGCACGCAGGCTGCCGCCGGCGCCGCCGAGGAAAAGCACAGTGCACAGCGAAGGCTCGCAGTTCTCGCCGATGCGATCGACGATGCGGCGCACCTCGGGGGGCATCTCCTGCTCGATGGGCTTGAGTGCGTCATCGAGCACGTACCACTGCGCGTGTTCGCCGGTGGTCGAGGTCATGAGCAGGCGCAGGCCGGGGCGGGCCACGCCCTCTTCCCAGCCTTCGATGATCGAAAGCGGATCGGCGATGTCGGTGCCGCCCCAGCCGTTGCCGGGGTTCGCGACCTGGAAGTAGCGCCCCGGCGTCGACTTGCGCCCCAGCATCTGGATGCCCGAGGGCGTCATGTCGAGGCAGCGGCCGGCCTGGTGTTCGGTGAGCACACCGGTGATGTGGTCGTCGACCACCACCACCTCGTCGGCCACGCCGGCGAACTGGCGCGCGAAGATGCCCACGGCCGCCGAGCCGCAGCCCACGCGCATGCGCTGTTCTTCGACGCCGTTGACGATGGGCGCCTTGCCGGCCTGGATGACGAGGCTTGCGCCGCCGTCGATGGTGCACTCGACCGCCTGCTTGTTGCCCAGCAGCTGCATGAGTTCGGCCGTCATGCGGCCTTCCTTCTTGCTGCCGCCCGTGAGGTGATGCACGCCGCCCAGCGACAGCATCTGCGAGCCGTACTCGGCCGTGGTGACATGGCCCACGACCTCGCCCTTGTAGCGAACATTGGCCTGCTCGGCGCCCAGGAAGCGGTCGGTGTCGATCTTCACCTTGAAGCTGCAGTAGCTGAAGATGCCTTCGGTGACGACGGTGACCATGTCGACGCCCTGGGCTTTGGAGGCCACGATGAAGGGCGCGGGCTTGTAGTCGGGGTACGTGGTGGACGAGCCCACGCCGGTGACGAAGACCTCGTCGGCGTGCAGCAGGTCGCCGTTCCAGTCGGGCGTTGCGTCGGCCTCGGCCACTTCGGCACCGGGGCGATCGAAGGGCACCAGCGCCGGCTGCTCGCTGGCGAGCGTGCGACGCAGCAGCACCACCGGGTCGACACGCACCAGCACGCCCTGGCGGTTGGCGTAACGGTCGCAGGCGCCGGTGCGGCCGTCGGAGATCTGGCACAGCACCGGGCAGGCGTTGCACTCGACCTTGGCGGTGCTCATCTTCTCGTTGCGCGGCGGCGCCTTGCCGAAGGCGGTGCTGCCGGCCTCGGCGATCTGCGGCATGTCGATGCCGGGCAGTCCGTCTGTCTTGGTGTGTTCAGTCATCGGGGCGATCTCGTGGTGTGGTGCTGTCGGAGCGGGTCTTCAGGCTCCGGAGGTTTGCAACAAACGTGCCGTGCAAGTGCTTGTGCGCCGGCTGTCGTTTGTGTAGCATCCCCTACACTTTCATGTTGCGTTCACTACATC
This window harbors:
- a CDS encoding 6-hydroxynicotinate reductase, with protein sequence MTEHTKTDGLPGIDMPQIAEAGSTAFGKAPPRNEKMSTAKVECNACPVLCQISDGRTGACDRYANRQGVLVRVDPVVLLRRTLASEQPALVPFDRPGAEVAEADATPDWNGDLLHADEVFVTGVGSSTTYPDYKPAPFIVASKAQGVDMVTVVTEGIFSYCSFKVKIDTDRFLGAEQANVRYKGEVVGHVTTAEYGSQMLSLGGVHHLTGGSKKEGRMTAELMQLLGNKQAVECTIDGGASLVIQAGKAPIVNGVEEQRMRVGCGSAAVGIFARQFAGVADEVVVVDDHITGVLTEHQAGRCLDMTPSGIQMLGRKSTPGRYFQVANPGNGWGGTDIADPLSIIEGWEEGVARPGLRLLMTSTTGEHAQWYVLDDALKPIEQEMPPEVRRIVDRIGENCEPSLCTVLFLGGAGGSLRAGVTENPVLLTRAIKRALVNVTCGGAPAYVWPGGGITVMADVMRMPDHSFGTVPTPAIVAPIEFSMRRADYEALGGHVEHIFPLEQALARGAWQEDGAPLARQWLVIDDANPWPLGHAPMLG